The genomic stretch CACTGGCGCTGGCGATCGGCAGGAAGGCGGGCTGGAGTCCCGATGCCTGACCCCCCCGCGTTCAAACGCGTCGCCATTCTGGGAGTCGGTCTGATCGGCGGATCGTTCGGCATGGCCCTTCGCGCCAAGCGGATGGCACGAGAGGTCGTCGGGATCGGTCGAAGCACCGACCGCCTGCGGATGGCGGCCGATCTCGGCGCGGTTGATTCATGGACCCTCGACATCGAGGAGGGGGTCCACAAGGCCGATCTGTTCTACATCGCCACCCCGGTTCGTTCGGTGATCCCGCTCCTGGCCGAAGCGCTTCCATTCCTCGACGCGAACTGCGTCGTTACCGATGCCGGGAGCACAAAGAGCGAGATTTGTCGGGCGGCGACGGAACTGCTCGAAGAGCGTGCGGCGTTCGTCGGCGGGCACCCGATGGCAGGCTCGGAGGAAGCGGGGGTCTCCGCCGCTAGGGCCGATCTGTTCGAAGGTTCGACCTACGTGCTGACTCCCGACGCGGAGACAGATTTCGATGTCGTTCGGCGGATATCCGCGACCATCGAGGG from Armatimonadota bacterium encodes the following:
- a CDS encoding prephenate dehydrogenase/arogenate dehydrogenase family protein, which produces MPDPPAFKRVAILGVGLIGGSFGMALRAKRMAREVVGIGRSTDRLRMAADLGAVDSWTLDIEEGVHKADLFYIATPVRSVIPLLAEALPFLDANCVVTDAGSTKSEICRAATELLEERAAFVGGHPMAGSEEAGVSAARADLFEGSTYVLTPDAETDFDVVRRISATIEGIGARVVTMDPDEHDRCAAVVSHLPHVMAAALVLLAQEAAERNPVLFELVAGSFRDMTRVAASPPVLWRDICLTNASAVGESAAGLFSAIVRAVEYMRSGDSESLGRWFADAKAARDELYGCSESQDQGPASDFSVPQP